The proteins below are encoded in one region of Fibrella aestuarina BUZ 2:
- a CDS encoding RNA ligase family protein, with the protein MALSEKYGRTYHYPFSPGTTSDDRINHQFADDLRSITQLIHTEKLDGENNCLNRYGVFARSHASPTVSPWTNTIRQRWQLIRHDLGDLEVFGENLYAIHSIAYPRLPEHFFVFGIREQGIWLSWEETEFYARLLDFPTVPVLSHSDSVLQPAVIEAEVLALAAQPSVFGSVEASTGAPCTREGVVSRCAHAYTTAAFPHRVFKYVRKGHVQTSEHWTRTWQRAPLISEANV; encoded by the coding sequence ATGGCTTTATCAGAAAAATACGGGCGAACGTACCATTATCCCTTTTCGCCCGGCACGACCAGCGACGACCGGATCAACCACCAGTTTGCTGATGATCTGCGGTCGATCACGCAACTTATTCATACCGAAAAGCTTGATGGCGAAAACAATTGCCTGAATCGCTACGGGGTGTTTGCCCGGTCGCACGCGTCCCCTACGGTTTCGCCATGGACAAACACCATCCGGCAGCGGTGGCAACTTATTCGTCACGATTTGGGGGATCTGGAGGTTTTTGGCGAAAACCTCTATGCGATTCACTCCATTGCTTACCCGAGGCTGCCTGAACACTTCTTCGTGTTTGGTATCCGGGAACAAGGAATTTGGCTATCGTGGGAAGAAACAGAGTTTTACGCCAGATTGCTCGACTTTCCAACGGTGCCGGTACTGTCCCATTCGGATAGTGTACTGCAGCCGGCAGTGATTGAAGCAGAAGTGCTGGCATTGGCTGCCCAGCCCAGCGTGTTTGGGTCGGTCGAGGCAAGCACCGGTGCGCCCTGCACGCGTGAGGGCGTCGTTTCGCGTTGTGCCCATGCGTACACGACTGCCGCGTTTCCCCACCGTGTGTTTAAATACGTCCGCAAAGGCCACGTTCAGACAAGCGAGCACTGGACACGTACCTGGCAGCGGGCACCACTCATTAGTGAAGCAAATGTATGA